The proteins below come from a single Paludibacter jiangxiensis genomic window:
- a CDS encoding O-antigen ligase family protein: MNWEKLHIMVLYCFVFLLHFEYWSVFGKDEDNMTITKFVGYLYFILALRDVERFFLFSRIKAFLIPVLAFFGMLTIISYANYNSLYQQFANVIDLSAFQCILMFWIVCNHLSGQPKVIYRTFVAFVAGAVVMGILYKMGVGVTITDGRLSMFGDDENAVGIRMTLAIVVVLSLIFENPLNWKTPRFLLLLTLPFLFPVLALSGSRTALICLAIGLLIFILLIKLKPLLKAGFLVIAAAGVILMVNYFSHYDTLQERLVNSISYGDTAGRTSIWKHILPIFYESPIVGVGTTGYAKRAIPVFGVFKGGHYRSPHNVYLEMLCYTGVVGLGLFLLFLGRVSFKSVQLYLRNNYIVTGILILITMIDMFVGQGLYNKIFWYFYAVIVALQLNEEPELSNEPIVST; encoded by the coding sequence ATGAACTGGGAGAAGCTACATATTATGGTTTTATATTGCTTCGTTTTCCTGTTGCATTTTGAATACTGGAGCGTATTCGGCAAAGACGAGGATAACATGACAATCACCAAGTTTGTCGGTTACCTGTACTTTATACTGGCGCTTCGTGACGTTGAACGATTCTTTCTATTCTCCAGAATTAAAGCCTTTTTAATTCCGGTTCTGGCTTTCTTTGGCATGCTCACCATTATCTCATACGCCAACTACAATTCACTTTACCAGCAATTTGCGAATGTCATTGATTTGTCCGCTTTCCAATGTATCCTCATGTTTTGGATTGTCTGCAACCACCTGAGCGGGCAACCCAAAGTAATTTACCGCACATTTGTTGCATTTGTTGCCGGCGCCGTTGTGATGGGCATTCTTTACAAGATGGGCGTGGGTGTTACAATCACCGACGGACGGCTATCCATGTTCGGAGACGACGAAAATGCGGTGGGCATTCGAATGACATTGGCAATCGTGGTTGTGTTGAGTTTGATATTTGAAAATCCGTTAAACTGGAAAACTCCCCGGTTCTTACTACTACTAACCTTGCCTTTCCTGTTTCCCGTGCTGGCGCTTTCAGGGTCACGTACTGCGCTTATATGCTTAGCTATAGGACTGTTGATTTTTATTCTGCTTATCAAACTTAAACCCCTGCTCAAAGCCGGATTTCTTGTAATAGCCGCAGCAGGTGTTATACTGATGGTGAACTATTTCTCACACTACGATACTTTGCAAGAACGCCTTGTCAATTCGATTTCATATGGAGACACAGCCGGAAGAACGTCCATCTGGAAACATATTCTTCCCATTTTTTACGAATCACCAATAGTAGGCGTTGGCACTACCGGCTATGCCAAACGGGCAATTCCTGTTTTCGGGGTATTCAAGGGCGGCCACTATCGCAGCCCACACAACGTATATCTCGAAATGCTCTGTTACACGGGTGTGGTCGGACTGGGATTATTTCTGCTGTTTTTAGGCCGGGTCTCTTTCAAAAGCGTGCAGCTCTATTTACGCAACAACTATATAGTCACCGGCATTTTGATACTGATCACAATGATCGACATGTTTGTCGGGCAGGGATTATACAACAAAATTTTCTGGTATTTCTATGCCGTCATTGTGGCGCTACAACTGAATGAAGAGCCTGAATTGTCGAATGAACCGATAGTAAGCACTTAG
- a CDS encoding lipopolysaccharide biosynthesis protein — MSTASNTRIAKNTAMLYFRMLFTMGVTLYTSRIVLYVLGVENYGIYNVVGGVVILFTFLNGAMSASTSRFLTFALGRHDSEELKKTFSAALTLHIIIAFIILLLAETVGLWFVLNKLVVPAARMNATIWVYQLSILTCVVSLIQVPYNAAIIAHERMSVYAYVSIIDVSLKLAVVFLLKWFVPFDKLVFYSFLIFCSTLIVVSIYRIYCKRQYEECVYHICWDKPTYQKMINFSGWSLLGNFAWIMLTEGSNILMNLFFGPVVNAAQAVTMQVNSAVTSFVNNFRTAVNPQIIKLYASDRKSEMFNLVFQSGKYSYFILFVLVLPILLETEFILNLWLKVVPQYTVLLVKLALINSLVSTLDMSAFIVLQAVGRLKESALIGSSSILLFVLPLSFILFHFGFAPSIFYYVMIINSFLFSFGIRPYLLHKIAEMNIKEYFAHVVFPVVKVTVAAAIVPIGVTLYMPDSIFRFFLICLVSAISVGIGVYYLGMDSITKKMLALWVKAKFSKLATKP, encoded by the coding sequence ATGTCAACCGCTTCAAATACACGAATAGCAAAAAATACAGCAATGCTCTATTTTCGAATGCTATTTACAATGGGTGTCACTCTGTACACATCCAGGATTGTATTGTATGTACTTGGCGTTGAAAACTATGGAATTTACAATGTCGTAGGCGGAGTTGTTATATTATTCACCTTTCTGAATGGCGCCATGTCGGCAAGCACGTCACGGTTTCTTACTTTTGCGTTGGGCCGACATGACTCCGAAGAATTGAAGAAAACCTTCAGTGCCGCATTAACTCTTCATATCATCATAGCGTTTATCATTCTGCTGCTGGCTGAAACTGTTGGTTTATGGTTTGTCCTGAATAAATTGGTAGTACCGGCCGCACGCATGAACGCGACCATCTGGGTTTACCAGCTATCCATCCTGACGTGTGTCGTAAGTCTGATACAGGTTCCTTACAACGCAGCCATCATTGCCCACGAACGCATGAGCGTCTACGCCTATGTCAGCATTATCGACGTTTCGCTGAAACTTGCCGTTGTATTCCTGCTGAAATGGTTCGTTCCTTTTGACAAATTAGTATTCTACTCATTTTTAATCTTTTGCTCAACCCTCATCGTAGTTTCCATTTACCGGATATACTGCAAAAGACAATATGAGGAATGTGTCTACCACATTTGTTGGGATAAACCGACCTATCAGAAAATGATCAATTTTTCGGGGTGGAGCCTGTTGGGAAATTTCGCATGGATTATGCTGACCGAAGGTTCTAACATCCTGATGAACCTCTTTTTCGGACCGGTGGTCAATGCGGCTCAGGCTGTTACAATGCAGGTAAATTCTGCCGTAACCAGTTTTGTGAACAATTTCCGGACGGCAGTGAATCCACAAATAATCAAGTTATATGCTTCCGACAGAAAAAGCGAAATGTTCAATCTGGTGTTTCAAAGCGGAAAGTACTCCTATTTCATCCTGTTCGTTCTGGTCTTACCTATCCTGCTCGAAACAGAGTTTATCCTCAACCTGTGGCTCAAGGTTGTACCGCAGTACACCGTATTATTGGTAAAGCTTGCACTCATCAACTCTTTGGTTTCAACCCTCGACATGAGCGCGTTCATTGTTTTGCAGGCAGTCGGAAGACTGAAGGAAAGTGCACTGATCGGCTCATCATCCATTTTGTTATTTGTATTGCCCCTGTCATTTATTCTGTTTCATTTCGGATTTGCACCCAGTATTTTTTACTACGTAATGATTATCAATTCATTCCTGTTTTCTTTTGGTATCAGGCCGTACCTGCTGCACAAAATAGCAGAAATGAATATCAAAGAATATTTTGCTCATGTAGTATTCCCTGTTGTGAAAGTGACTGTGGCAGCAGCAATCGTCCCAATCGGAGTAACATTATACATGCCGGACAGCATATTTCGATTCTTCTTAATTTGTCTTGTATCGGCAATCTCAGTTGGAATTGGAGTATACTATTTAGGCATGGACAGCATAACAAAAAAGATGCTTGCCCTTTGGGTAAAAGCAAAGTTCTCAAAATTAGCAACTAAACCATAG
- a CDS encoding glycosyltransferase: MNNKPKIMQHCVEAYLNIGGPATEYLLLMNSPLNDKFQFDPLLQRVAPHGINLALLRDMIAQIKKVKPDVVHVRGLHSEGFYGLLAARLAGVKKVVLCVHGTYTDSLNVGAFKKFIYGKLIEPFTLRNADLVYCVCDFAAKRPYIYQHTNHLYGFIHNAAPDYSMYNKEESRLKIRTELGIGPDEIVAVTVGRVTFGKGHKTLVDAIKLLETRKYNIRYLVVGEGDYLNELQTQLADEIKSKQVILLGQRTDVRDILFASDIFIFPTLHENLSIALLEACAAGLAIIASNVGGNPEVIQHGKTGIMIPPRNAEKLANAILALVRNPEKREKLAAQAQENAKTNFSQEKIFKEIETMYNSVLMQKKT; the protein is encoded by the coding sequence ATGAACAACAAGCCCAAAATAATGCAGCATTGCGTGGAGGCCTACCTGAATATCGGAGGTCCCGCGACGGAGTATCTGTTACTGATGAATTCTCCACTGAATGACAAATTTCAGTTTGATCCACTATTACAGAGAGTAGCTCCTCATGGCATTAATCTGGCATTATTGAGGGATATGATTGCTCAAATAAAGAAAGTAAAACCCGATGTAGTACACGTGAGAGGATTACACAGCGAAGGATTTTACGGTTTACTGGCCGCACGCTTAGCCGGTGTAAAGAAAGTGGTACTCTGTGTGCACGGCACTTATACCGATTCGCTGAATGTAGGAGCCTTCAAGAAGTTTATCTATGGCAAACTCATAGAACCGTTTACGCTCCGAAATGCAGATTTAGTGTACTGCGTGTGTGATTTTGCAGCCAAAAGACCTTACATCTATCAACACACCAATCATTTGTACGGGTTTATTCACAATGCGGCACCCGACTATTCCATGTATAACAAAGAGGAAAGCCGGCTGAAAATCCGGACTGAGTTAGGTATCGGACCCGACGAAATTGTAGCCGTCACAGTGGGGAGAGTCACCTTTGGCAAAGGCCACAAGACGCTGGTAGACGCGATAAAACTACTTGAAACGCGGAAATACAATATCCGCTACCTTGTTGTAGGTGAAGGAGATTACCTCAACGAACTGCAAACACAACTTGCCGACGAAATAAAATCAAAGCAGGTAATATTGCTTGGTCAGCGCACTGATGTGAGGGACATATTGTTTGCAAGCGACATTTTTATTTTTCCGACGTTGCACGAGAACCTGTCCATTGCGCTTCTGGAAGCTTGTGCCGCCGGACTTGCAATCATTGCTTCCAACGTTGGCGGAAATCCGGAAGTAATTCAACATGGCAAAACGGGAATTATGATACCCCCGCGCAACGCGGAGAAACTGGCAAATGCCATACTTGCACTGGTAAGGAATCCGGAGAAACGAGAGAAATTAGCGGCTCAGGCACAAGAAAATGCAAAAACAAATTTCAGTCAGGAAAAGATTTTCAAAGAGATTGAAACGATGTACAATTCGGTATTGATGCAAAAAAAAACGTAG
- a CDS encoding acyltransferase, whose amino-acid sequence MQSSFINILARRIIDAYFRCYTNIIFWLNHVKHGANCTVKGKIYIRNLGTIEIGDNLRANSGNRFNPIGGDTVLRLNADEDAIITIGNNVGLSNSTIYSTRAVIIEDDVLVGGSCKIYDSDFHSKDFAERRNSFFHGNEGTHIAALPVIIKKGAWIGGHCIVLKGITIGEHSIIGAGSVVTKSVPPNEIWAGNPIKYIGKANKHAE is encoded by the coding sequence ATGCAAAGCAGTTTCATCAACATATTAGCAAGAAGAATCATCGATGCATATTTCCGGTGTTATACCAATATCATCTTCTGGTTGAACCATGTAAAGCACGGAGCCAACTGTACCGTAAAAGGGAAAATCTACATCCGGAATTTAGGAACGATAGAAATCGGCGACAACTTGCGCGCCAACTCCGGAAACAGGTTTAACCCGATAGGAGGCGATACCGTATTGAGGCTCAATGCTGATGAGGATGCAATCATTACCATCGGAAATAATGTGGGACTTTCAAATTCCACCATCTATTCCACGCGTGCCGTTATCATAGAAGACGATGTATTGGTGGGTGGCAGTTGTAAGATCTACGATTCCGATTTTCATTCTAAAGACTTTGCAGAACGGCGTAATTCTTTTTTCCATGGCAATGAGGGCACTCATATAGCCGCATTGCCGGTCATTATTAAAAAAGGAGCCTGGATAGGCGGCCATTGCATCGTACTGAAAGGAATTACCATTGGCGAACACTCTATTATCGGCGCGGGAAGCGTGGTTACCAAAAGTGTTCCACCTAATGAGATATGGGCGGGAAACCCTATAAAATATATCGGAAAAGCAAATAAACATGCGGAATAA
- a CDS encoding glycosyltransferase family 2 protein, with protein sequence MFSVVIPLYNKENNIALTIDSVLNQDFRDFEVLIVNDGSTDNSLSVAGKIADERVRVIDKPNGGVASARNMGIKAAIYDWIAFLDGDDLWKPTYLSMMKKLINEFPEASFFGSQFIKQEKGEDRIVNSIHSKRGYIDDFFKKETEALLVSSSSVIVRKDCFDNVGYFNERYTRGEDLDMWCRLARNYKFAFEPMPLCYYLLDGEDRACKQKQPLNQYYLEFHLSGKSRYEKKFHLQIAEVHLIEMLSSKRYADFLRLALRYNIYLVIIILNIIKRHLSKIIKHRYFNLRIL encoded by the coding sequence ATGTTTTCGGTAGTAATTCCTTTATATAACAAAGAAAACAATATTGCACTCACCATTGATTCCGTTCTGAATCAGGATTTCCGTGACTTTGAAGTGCTCATTGTGAATGACGGATCGACAGACAACAGCCTTTCGGTGGCAGGAAAGATTGCAGACGAAAGAGTACGTGTCATCGATAAGCCAAACGGAGGAGTTGCAAGTGCCCGAAACATGGGAATAAAAGCAGCCATATACGATTGGATTGCTTTTTTGGACGGCGATGATCTATGGAAACCGACTTACCTGTCGATGATGAAAAAGTTAATAAACGAGTTTCCGGAAGCCTCTTTCTTTGGCAGCCAGTTTATCAAACAGGAAAAAGGGGAAGACAGGATTGTCAATTCAATTCACAGCAAACGCGGATATATAGACGATTTTTTCAAAAAGGAAACGGAGGCGTTATTGGTCTCGTCTTCCAGCGTTATCGTCCGAAAAGATTGTTTTGATAATGTCGGCTATTTTAACGAGCGCTATACAAGAGGCGAAGATTTGGACATGTGGTGCCGGTTGGCAAGGAATTACAAATTTGCATTTGAGCCCATGCCTCTTTGTTACTATCTCCTCGACGGAGAAGACAGAGCGTGTAAACAGAAACAGCCCCTCAACCAATATTATCTGGAATTCCATTTGTCAGGCAAATCGCGTTACGAGAAGAAGTTTCATTTACAAATAGCGGAGGTTCACCTTATAGAAATGCTGAGCAGCAAAAGATATGCGGATTTTCTCAGGTTAGCCCTCAGGTACAACATTTATCTGGTAATTATCATTCTGAATATCATCAAAAGACATTTATCAAAAATAATCAAGCATCGCTATTTCAATTTGAGAATTCTTTGA
- a CDS encoding glycosyltransferase family 2 protein, with protein sequence MRTASFVIPTFRETEKIKTLIHSFDNIRDENIDIIIVNGNPNDETSQWLRDCSDSRIIEKAGNPSLYWAGLVNVGLRHILESEPRPAYVFLMNADIVFSYDILQSFLNEAKILPPCQLGVVTVSNGQIISSGVQVLSWSFTQNRHPLAGSNTSLLPKDQLIPVDFLPTRCIMFPLEALQQAGITSEERLPHYCSDYEFTARLSRFGYKAFIATNITIEVDTHNTGNDVYYKKTSLRKRVVSLFSVKSPSNPVYLTRFIRMVYPWYAKPSAILLYLLRSLLEIVLGGSAVKKLFYRAESGFSGRQV encoded by the coding sequence ATGCGAACTGCTTCCTTTGTCATTCCCACTTTCAGGGAAACGGAAAAAATCAAAACTCTGATTCATAGTTTCGACAACATCAGAGACGAAAACATTGACATCATCATTGTGAATGGCAATCCTAATGATGAAACCAGTCAGTGGTTAAGAGATTGCAGTGACTCGCGAATCATAGAAAAGGCAGGTAACCCCTCTCTTTACTGGGCCGGATTGGTAAACGTCGGCTTGCGGCACATTCTGGAATCAGAGCCTCGTCCGGCATACGTTTTCCTGATGAATGCCGACATCGTATTTTCATACGACATTCTCCAATCATTTCTGAACGAAGCTAAGATTTTACCGCCTTGCCAACTTGGAGTGGTTACGGTCTCCAATGGTCAAATTATTTCAAGCGGCGTGCAAGTCCTTTCGTGGAGTTTTACACAAAACCGGCATCCACTTGCAGGCAGCAATACCTCATTATTACCAAAAGATCAATTAATTCCGGTAGACTTTCTACCGACACGTTGTATCATGTTTCCGCTTGAGGCTCTGCAACAAGCAGGGATTACTTCGGAAGAAAGGCTGCCTCACTATTGCAGCGATTACGAATTTACGGCAAGGCTAAGTCGATTCGGTTATAAGGCATTTATAGCAACCAATATTACTATTGAAGTTGACACGCACAACACAGGCAACGATGTTTACTACAAAAAAACAAGTCTCAGGAAACGTGTTGTCTCTCTCTTTTCGGTCAAGTCGCCCTCCAATCCGGTTTATTTGACACGGTTTATCCGCATGGTATATCCGTGGTATGCAAAACCATCCGCCATACTGCTGTATCTATTGCGGAGCCTACTGGAAATTGTATTGGGAGGTAGTGCTGTGAAGAAATTATTTTATCGTGCAGAATCAGGTTTTTCAGGTCGACAGGTTTAG
- a CDS encoding polysaccharide deacetylase family protein gives MKTIALMYHDVYLETPHESGLQNAGSQKYKVRLCDFEKQVKAVVDHCRAKEIPLSRVMFTFDDGGSSFSKFIAPILDVHGLKGYFFVSTHYLDTDGFMTRDEVANLHHNGHIIGTHSHTHPANLSKCDEKTIEQEWEKSVTCLQEIIQDQVVYASLPGGYISESIIKQLSSCGIHKVFTSIPTTRQEAIAGMTFIGRYPVTCSMNERHVINIFLKHSYVRCLKSIKWHILTVVKSLLGDNYLRIRSEILSKM, from the coding sequence ATGAAAACAATTGCTCTCATGTATCACGATGTTTATCTGGAGACTCCACACGAAAGCGGACTGCAAAACGCGGGGTCTCAAAAATACAAGGTCAGACTTTGTGATTTTGAGAAGCAGGTGAAAGCGGTTGTAGATCATTGCCGGGCAAAAGAAATTCCTCTTTCCAGAGTGATGTTTACGTTCGACGACGGAGGAAGTTCGTTCAGCAAATTTATTGCGCCGATACTGGATGTACACGGACTGAAAGGATACTTCTTCGTTTCCACACACTATCTCGACACTGACGGGTTTATGACACGCGACGAAGTGGCAAACCTGCATCACAATGGTCATATCATTGGCACTCATTCACATACGCACCCTGCCAATTTATCGAAATGCGATGAAAAAACAATAGAACAGGAATGGGAAAAGTCGGTTACATGCCTACAGGAAATCATTCAGGATCAGGTTGTTTACGCATCATTACCGGGCGGTTATATTTCCGAATCAATAATCAAGCAGTTGAGTTCATGCGGAATACACAAGGTCTTCACATCAATTCCAACGACACGGCAGGAAGCTATTGCGGGCATGACATTCATTGGTCGGTATCCGGTTACGTGTAGCATGAATGAACGGCACGTTATCAATATATTTCTAAAACACTCTTATGTACGTTGCCTGAAATCGATCAAATGGCACATTCTCACGGTTGTAAAAAGTTTGTTAGGCGATAACTACCTACGCATCAGGTCGGAAATATTGTCCAAAATGTAA
- a CDS encoding DegT/DnrJ/EryC1/StrS family aminotransferase, with protein sequence MKVLFSPPYIDHDVITEVVDTLTSGWITTGPKVKALEDAFANYVGVTHAVAVNSWTSGAIMVLRWLGLKPGDEVIVPAYTYCATALAVLEAGGTPVMVDIDPDLTISTEAISKAITPRTKAIIPVDIGGWACDYEAIQHYINEDWAKAIFTPTSPVQRLLGRIMIIADAAHSLGATQEGKRVGSLCDITIFSLHAVKNITSAEGGMICLNLPEPFNNDELYKHFRIMTIYGQSKDALAKTQPGSWEYDILFQGMKINMPDVNAAIALAQLRKYDALLDERRRIYVRYNMLLQPYEWALPPPFDNEVQTSAYHLYPLRIRDITLQQRNKIIAEIATHEVSVNVHFIPMPMLTVFMHLGYKIRNYPESYDNYTREISLPVYPQLTNDQIDFVVATLVEAYNKIVHKWHPQPIMNII encoded by the coding sequence ATGAAAGTTCTATTTTCACCCCCGTACATCGACCATGATGTAATTACGGAAGTGGTCGATACTTTGACGTCCGGATGGATTACCACCGGTCCAAAAGTGAAAGCATTGGAAGACGCTTTTGCAAACTATGTCGGAGTAACACATGCTGTTGCCGTCAATTCATGGACATCCGGCGCCATTATGGTATTACGGTGGCTGGGATTAAAACCGGGAGACGAGGTCATCGTTCCGGCCTACACCTATTGCGCAACGGCACTTGCCGTTTTAGAAGCGGGAGGAACTCCGGTAATGGTGGATATAGACCCCGATCTCACTATTTCAACCGAAGCCATATCCAAAGCAATCACTCCCCGAACAAAAGCAATCATTCCTGTTGATATTGGAGGTTGGGCTTGTGATTACGAAGCCATTCAACACTACATAAACGAAGACTGGGCAAAAGCCATTTTCACCCCAACATCGCCTGTACAACGACTTCTGGGACGCATTATGATTATTGCAGATGCGGCACATTCTCTTGGCGCTACTCAGGAGGGAAAGCGTGTCGGTTCGTTGTGCGACATCACTATTTTTTCGCTACATGCCGTCAAAAATATCACTTCCGCCGAAGGTGGCATGATTTGCCTCAACTTGCCGGAGCCTTTCAATAACGACGAGCTGTACAAGCACTTTCGCATCATGACTATCTACGGTCAGTCGAAAGATGCATTGGCAAAAACTCAGCCCGGCTCCTGGGAATACGATATTTTATTCCAGGGTATGAAAATCAATATGCCTGATGTCAATGCGGCTATTGCTCTTGCTCAACTTCGTAAATACGACGCTTTACTGGACGAACGCCGCCGGATATATGTCCGTTACAACATGTTGCTACAACCTTATGAATGGGCACTTCCACCTCCATTCGACAATGAGGTGCAAACTTCAGCTTACCATCTGTATCCGCTGCGAATACGGGATATCACCCTGCAACAACGCAATAAGATAATAGCCGAAATTGCGACTCATGAAGTGTCGGTAAATGTTCATTTCATTCCAATGCCCATGTTAACGGTGTTCATGCACCTGGGGTATAAAATCCGGAATTATCCTGAATCATACGACAATTACACGCGAGAAATTTCATTGCCTGTATATCCACAACTCACAAACGATCAGATAGATTTTGTAGTCGCTACTCTTGTTGAAGCATACAACAAAATTGTACACAAATGGCACCCGCAACCCATCATGAATATTATCTGA
- a CDS encoding glycosyltransferase family 2 protein, translating to MESISVICPTYNERPNITQCLESVVSSSYEKDKMEVVFVDGMSNDGTRDIIIRYTRQYSYIRMIDNPKKSAPSALNIGIRATTGSIIIRLDAHATYPPDYFRILVTNLIETQADNVGVVIRSLPLNNSLIANAIAMAVSSRFGVGNSYCRIGTDKLKEVDTVPFGCFHRELFSRIGMFDEELIRNQDDEFNARIIKNGGKIVLIPDIKVIYYPRDEVSKIAKMFYQYGLFKPLVNKKNGKPATIRQFFPLLFLLGLLVGGAMAFRANAFLWVYICFIGLYFATALGFAQNKIEKRHPKGLLLMIPWVFFVMHISYGWGYLVGIFKLLIHSNFNALTNR from the coding sequence ATGGAAAGCATTTCTGTAATATGTCCTACGTATAACGAACGGCCAAACATCACACAGTGTCTTGAATCCGTTGTTTCTTCCTCTTACGAAAAAGACAAGATGGAGGTTGTGTTCGTTGATGGCATGAGCAATGACGGCACCAGGGACATTATTATCCGATATACCCGTCAATATTCATATATCAGGATGATTGACAACCCGAAAAAAAGCGCGCCGTCGGCATTGAATATCGGCATTCGTGCCACAACGGGCAGCATCATTATCAGACTGGATGCGCACGCAACATACCCCCCGGATTATTTCCGCATTCTGGTTACCAATCTAATCGAAACACAGGCTGACAACGTTGGTGTTGTTATCAGGAGTCTCCCGTTAAACAATTCATTAATAGCAAATGCCATAGCAATGGCGGTTAGTTCCCGCTTCGGCGTAGGCAATTCCTACTGCCGCATAGGAACCGACAAATTGAAGGAAGTAGACACGGTTCCGTTCGGATGTTTTCATCGCGAATTGTTTAGCCGCATCGGCATGTTTGACGAGGAACTTATTCGCAATCAGGATGATGAATTTAACGCAAGGATCATCAAAAACGGCGGAAAAATAGTTCTGATACCAGATATAAAAGTGATTTACTACCCGCGGGACGAAGTAAGTAAAATCGCAAAAATGTTTTATCAATACGGCTTATTCAAACCATTGGTCAATAAAAAGAACGGCAAGCCGGCTACCATCAGGCAGTTTTTCCCGCTACTTTTTTTATTGGGATTACTCGTGGGTGGCGCAATGGCTTTCCGGGCAAACGCTTTTTTGTGGGTTTACATCTGTTTCATAGGATTATACTTTGCTACGGCCCTTGGCTTTGCACAAAACAAAATAGAAAAACGTCACCCGAAAGGACTATTGCTAATGATTCCATGGGTATTTTTTGTCATGCATATCAGTTATGGTTGGGGATACCTGGTTGGCATATTTAAGTTACTTATTCACAGCAACTTTAACGCATTAACAAACAGATAA
- a CDS encoding polysaccharide pyruvyl transferase family protein, which produces MKKILITHVSNTLNYGSAMMAINLIYYLHKRMPEVEIWCECDQYHLDRLKKASGYQDLNAYQSKPVRRSNMIMKIYRFLSGNREDILHISYQFDLMIVLGGDDLSEVYQSNAMSNALYYYHINRRKCKVILLNQNIGPYTGIYKIINGLLLHKLIISTRDQRNYEYLTSKLHLKNVQATRDLAFLPLPKQEETIKEMHENFIHDRYIVVVPSGVFIHYGLNQMQAVKVWASITNLLLSKYKSHIIVLLGHVLAPPTSNDRQIIDPLSAMFKNDPRVITVTNVLQPIEARAIIANSELVFTGRMHAAVSALATGTIPLAFAYSEKYFGVVARGFDIPELVIDCRNGVMNQAGFMNTVQEHIQFINRTKTDLESKIRYELTKTRELANKNIDIVVQHLTK; this is translated from the coding sequence ATGAAAAAGATACTCATCACACATGTGTCCAACACATTAAATTACGGTAGTGCCATGATGGCCATCAACCTGATTTATTATCTGCACAAAAGAATGCCAGAGGTTGAAATTTGGTGCGAATGTGACCAGTATCATCTGGATCGCTTAAAGAAAGCAAGCGGATATCAGGATCTTAACGCGTACCAAAGCAAACCTGTGAGACGCAGCAACATGATAATGAAGATATACAGGTTTTTGTCCGGTAACCGTGAAGACATACTTCATATAAGCTACCAGTTTGATTTAATGATTGTTCTGGGCGGCGATGACCTTTCGGAGGTATATCAAAGCAATGCCATGTCGAATGCGTTGTACTATTATCACATCAACCGTCGCAAATGCAAGGTAATCTTATTGAATCAGAACATCGGGCCTTATACCGGTATCTATAAAATAATCAACGGATTGCTATTGCACAAGCTTATCATATCCACCAGGGATCAGCGCAACTACGAATACCTGACAAGTAAGCTTCATCTGAAGAACGTGCAGGCAACCCGCGATCTTGCCTTTTTACCACTTCCCAAACAGGAAGAAACGATAAAAGAAATGCACGAGAATTTCATTCATGACCGATACATCGTGGTGGTACCTTCCGGAGTTTTTATTCATTACGGGCTCAACCAAATGCAAGCCGTAAAAGTTTGGGCGAGTATCACTAATCTCTTATTATCCAAATACAAATCACATATCATCGTGCTTTTGGGGCATGTATTAGCCCCACCCACTTCCAACGACCGACAAATAATAGACCCGTTATCGGCAATGTTCAAAAACGATCCGAGAGTGATAACCGTAACAAACGTACTGCAACCGATAGAAGCAAGAGCCATCATCGCAAATAGCGAGTTGGTATTTACCGGCAGGATGCACGCAGCAGTTTCGGCCCTTGCAACCGGCACCATTCCTTTGGCATTCGCTTACAGTGAAAAATACTTTGGTGTTGTTGCAAGAGGCTTTGACATTCCGGAACTGGTAATCGATTGCAGAAACGGAGTGATGAACCAAGCCGGTTTCATGAATACCGTGCAGGAGCATATTCAGTTCATCAACAGAACAAAAACAGACCTTGAGAGTAAAATCAGATATGAACTAACCAAAACCAGAGAGCTGGCAAATAAAAACATTGACATTGTGGTACAACATCTGACTAAGTAA